From the Hyphomicrobium sp. ghe19 genome, one window contains:
- a CDS encoding succinate dehydrogenase iron-sulfur subunit: MVELTLPKNSKISEGKTWNKPDHDGDWKEFRIYRWNPDDSRNPRIDTYHIDQKQCGPMVLDALIKIKNEIDPTLTFRRSCREGICGSCSMNIDGTNTLACLKGIDEVKGAVKVYPLPHMKVVKDLIPDLTNFYAQHASIEPWLKTDSPTPPKEWRQSRDDREKLDGLYECILCACCSASCPSYWWNSDRYLGPAILLQAYRWVVDSRDEATGERLDNLEDPFRLYRCHTIMNCAKACPKGLSPAKAIAELKKLMVERRV; encoded by the coding sequence ATGGTTGAGCTCACGCTTCCAAAAAATTCGAAGATTTCCGAAGGCAAGACCTGGAACAAGCCGGATCATGACGGTGACTGGAAGGAGTTCCGCATCTATCGCTGGAACCCGGACGATAGCCGAAATCCGCGTATCGACACGTATCATATCGATCAGAAGCAGTGCGGGCCGATGGTGCTCGACGCGCTCATCAAGATCAAGAACGAGATCGACCCCACGCTGACCTTCCGCCGCTCCTGCCGCGAAGGCATCTGCGGCTCGTGCTCCATGAACATCGACGGCACAAATACGCTCGCTTGCCTGAAGGGCATCGACGAGGTCAAGGGTGCCGTGAAGGTCTATCCTTTGCCACACATGAAGGTCGTGAAGGATCTGATCCCCGATCTGACGAACTTCTACGCGCAGCACGCCTCGATCGAGCCGTGGCTCAAGACGGATAGTCCGACGCCGCCGAAAGAGTGGCGGCAGTCGCGCGACGATCGCGAGAAGCTCGACGGTCTTTACGAGTGCATTCTTTGCGCGTGCTGCTCGGCTTCGTGCCCGAGCTATTGGTGGAACTCCGATCGGTATCTCGGTCCCGCCATTCTGCTGCAGGCCTATCGCTGGGTGGTCGACAGCCGCGACGAGGCGACAGGCGAACGGCTCGACAATCTCGAAGATCCGTTCCGTCTTTACCGCTGTCATACGATCATGAACTGCGCCAAGGCGTGCCCGAAAGGTTTGTCGCCTGCCAAAGCCATTGCCGAACTGAAAAAGCTGATGGTGGAACGGCGCGTCTAG
- a CDS encoding VOC family protein produces MLDHIGFPVTDYKRSLNFYTKALAPLGIVLLREVKFSEEEDDGYAGFGRERPQFWLGTGTALKGRLHVAFSAQNRAEVQAFYDAAIAAGGKDNGAPGLRPHYHANYYGGFIIDPDGHNIEAVTHLPE; encoded by the coding sequence ATTCTCGATCACATCGGTTTCCCGGTCACCGACTACAAGCGGTCATTGAATTTCTACACCAAGGCGTTGGCGCCTTTGGGCATAGTGCTCCTCAGGGAAGTGAAATTCTCGGAAGAGGAAGACGACGGTTACGCGGGCTTCGGACGCGAGCGCCCGCAGTTCTGGCTCGGTACCGGGACGGCGCTGAAGGGCCGGCTGCACGTCGCATTTTCCGCTCAAAACCGGGCGGAAGTGCAAGCCTTCTACGATGCGGCGATTGCCGCGGGCGGCAAGGACAACGGGGCGCCTGGCCTTAGACCGCATTATCACGCCAACTATTACGGCGGCTTCATCATCGACCCCGACGGGCACAACATCGAGGCCGTTACACATCTGCCGGAATAA
- a CDS encoding MBL fold metallo-hydrolase: protein MSKTTANEISGKVPAALNFDRRKLLAAGLGLAAMPALSLSTASRGEASAALLGGWQPKFYRFKLGDFEITTISDSESFIDGPFPLIGKNAAEADVRKLMRDNLLPEQKYQPGFSPTIINTGKEIILIDTGNGSNGFIPRPDGGWLAAQLAPAGFKREDVDIVLLSHGHPDHIGGVIENGEPLFPNARYVIGGIEHDFWAPEGKFSGDMEKFASIYRANSKPIVDKYTFIKPGDDVVSGIRAIEAYGHTPGHLAYMIESGGKSILFWGDCAHHQVASLAHPEWHCVFDTDNEQSVATRRRIFDMAATDRLPVIGYHMPFPSLGYVETIAPGSYRWLAHTYQLNL, encoded by the coding sequence ATGTCGAAGACGACCGCAAATGAAATCTCGGGCAAAGTGCCCGCCGCGCTGAACTTCGACCGCCGCAAGCTTCTGGCAGCAGGCCTCGGTCTCGCAGCAATGCCCGCACTGAGCCTGTCGACGGCATCACGCGGCGAAGCCTCGGCCGCATTGCTCGGCGGTTGGCAGCCCAAATTTTACCGCTTCAAACTCGGCGACTTCGAGATCACGACAATTTCGGATTCGGAATCCTTCATCGACGGACCGTTCCCCCTGATCGGCAAAAACGCCGCCGAAGCCGACGTCCGCAAGCTGATGCGCGACAACCTCCTTCCCGAACAGAAATATCAGCCGGGCTTTTCTCCGACCATCATCAACACGGGGAAGGAAATCATCCTGATCGACACGGGAAACGGCTCCAACGGCTTTATCCCGCGTCCCGATGGCGGTTGGCTCGCAGCACAACTCGCACCGGCTGGATTCAAACGCGAAGATGTCGACATCGTTCTGCTGAGCCACGGGCACCCCGATCACATCGGCGGCGTCATCGAGAATGGCGAACCGCTTTTCCCGAACGCGCGCTATGTGATCGGCGGGATCGAGCACGACTTCTGGGCGCCGGAAGGCAAATTCTCAGGCGACATGGAAAAGTTCGCGAGCATCTACAGGGCTAACTCGAAACCCATCGTCGACAAATACACCTTTATAAAGCCCGGCGACGATGTGGTAAGCGGCATCCGCGCCATCGAAGCCTATGGCCATACGCCGGGCCACCTCGCCTACATGATCGAGAGCGGCGGCAAATCAATATTGTTCTGGGGTGATTGCGCCCACCATCAGGTGGCGTCGCTCGCGCATCCCGAATGGCACTGTGTTTTCGACACCGACAATGAGCAGAGCGTGGCGACGCGACGGCGCATTTTCGATATGGCCGCAACGGATCGCCTGCCGGTCATCGGCTATCACATGCCGTTCCCGTCGCTCGGGTATGTGGAGACGATCGCGCCAGGCAGCTACCGCTGGCTCGCCCACACCTACCAGCTCAACCTCTAG
- a CDS encoding helix-turn-helix transcriptional regulator → MYEPATDVNQVLKPLWHVGDGRMLFAGCLRRNALHSHSASVLLAGLYDDFRLKLGGGSWFSCRAAIIRAGDAYEFDADGRPLAVLYVEPTEASAEGLAALIQQTREEHGALIGQQSDLGLLREIYEAAGSPRWVHEAVAELVEFSTAGTRPTIDVRVARAIEAIAVQERDESEMDAERACPPSVAEAARTSGLSMSRFQHLFKQETGVCYRRYAAWARMRSAVSEVVAGSNFTTAAHAAGFYDQPHFAHEFRRIFGAPASRSLANVRS, encoded by the coding sequence TTGTACGAACCTGCTACCGACGTGAACCAAGTCCTCAAGCCGTTGTGGCATGTCGGGGACGGGCGGATGCTTTTCGCCGGTTGTTTGCGGCGGAACGCACTTCACAGTCACAGCGCTTCGGTGCTTCTCGCGGGGCTCTACGATGACTTTCGGTTGAAGCTCGGCGGCGGCAGCTGGTTTTCGTGCCGGGCCGCGATCATCCGAGCCGGAGACGCTTATGAGTTCGATGCCGACGGCCGTCCGTTGGCTGTTCTTTATGTCGAGCCTACTGAGGCCTCTGCCGAGGGCCTTGCCGCGCTCATCCAGCAGACGCGGGAAGAACATGGCGCGCTGATCGGACAGCAGTCGGATCTCGGCCTGCTGCGCGAGATCTATGAGGCTGCAGGGAGCCCTCGGTGGGTGCATGAAGCCGTGGCCGAGCTCGTCGAATTTTCGACGGCTGGAACTCGCCCGACGATCGACGTTCGCGTGGCGCGGGCCATTGAGGCGATCGCGGTGCAGGAGCGTGACGAAAGCGAAATGGACGCCGAGCGAGCATGTCCGCCAAGTGTCGCCGAAGCAGCTCGGACCTCGGGCCTTTCGATGTCGCGGTTTCAGCACCTCTTCAAACAGGAGACCGGCGTTTGCTACCGCCGCTACGCGGCCTGGGCCAGGATGCGGTCCGCCGTTTCGGAAGTCGTCGCCGGCAGCAACTTCACGACTGCCGCGCACGCCGCGGGTTTTTACGATCAGCCGCACTTCGCGCACGAATTTCGCCGGATCTTCGGTGCGCCCGCATCGCGCAGCCTCGCGAATGTCAGGTCGTGA
- a CDS encoding aminotransferase class I/II-fold pyridoxal phosphate-dependent enzyme: MSHPLSSLTSGAISSPFTQLRKLLAGIPSGHATPIELTIGEPREAMPDFIAAKLDEATALYGKYPPIRGAADARLAISEWLSKRYALPSAVDHEREVLMLSGSREGLFFACLPAVGRKDIKGRPAILMCNPYYSAYVAGALAVGAEPVYLNATKATGFLPDLDEIARDRSLLARTAALFINSPANPQGAVADRRYILKALELARAHDFMLFLDECYSEIYTEAPPTGGLEVAIQTPERFRNLVVFNSLSKRSNLPGLRSGFCAGDEAFLEAYGEVRNMCAPTVPLPVQHASAAIWRDEAHVEASRAAYRDKFLIADNVLGDRYGYKRPAGGFCLWLDLSQFGGGAQAAVTLWQRAGVKVIPGSFLAQTGRDGTNPGADYVRVAMVQDSSTIREALERTISVLR; the protein is encoded by the coding sequence ATGAGCCATCCGCTTTCCTCTCTCACATCCGGCGCGATTTCCTCGCCCTTCACGCAGCTTCGGAAGCTTCTCGCCGGTATTCCGTCCGGCCATGCGACGCCGATCGAGCTGACGATCGGCGAACCGCGCGAGGCGATGCCGGATTTCATCGCGGCGAAGCTCGACGAGGCGACGGCGCTTTACGGGAAATATCCGCCGATCCGCGGCGCGGCGGATGCACGGCTCGCGATTTCCGAGTGGCTGTCGAAGCGTTACGCGTTGCCATCGGCGGTCGATCACGAGCGGGAAGTGCTGATGCTCAGCGGTTCGCGCGAAGGGCTGTTCTTCGCGTGTCTTCCGGCCGTCGGGCGCAAGGACATCAAGGGGCGTCCCGCGATCCTGATGTGCAATCCCTATTATTCGGCCTACGTCGCCGGTGCGTTGGCGGTGGGCGCCGAGCCCGTTTATCTCAACGCGACGAAGGCGACGGGCTTCCTTCCGGATCTCGACGAGATCGCGCGCGATAGGAGCCTGCTTGCTCGAACGGCGGCACTTTTCATCAACTCGCCCGCCAATCCGCAGGGCGCGGTCGCCGATAGGCGTTACATCCTGAAGGCGCTCGAACTCGCCCGCGCGCACGACTTCATGCTGTTTCTCGATGAATGCTATTCGGAGATTTATACAGAGGCTCCGCCGACGGGCGGTCTCGAAGTCGCTATCCAGACGCCCGAGCGCTTCCGCAATCTCGTCGTTTTCAATTCGCTGTCGAAGCGTTCGAACCTGCCGGGACTTCGATCCGGCTTTTGTGCTGGAGATGAGGCTTTCCTCGAGGCCTACGGCGAAGTCCGGAACATGTGCGCTCCGACCGTGCCGCTGCCGGTACAACATGCGTCAGCCGCCATTTGGCGCGACGAGGCGCATGTTGAGGCCTCCCGAGCGGCTTATAGAGACAAATTCCTCATTGCTGACAATGTGTTAGGTGACCGTTACGGCTATAAGCGCCCCGCGGGCGGCTTCTGTCTCTGGCTTGATTTGAGCCAATTCGGTGGCGGCGCTCAGGCGGCGGTAACCTTATGGCAACGTGCAGGCGTCAAGGTTATTCCCGGCAGCTTTCTGGCTCAGACGGGACGGGACGGCACCAACCCCGGCGCGGACTATGTTCGTGTCGCCATGGTGCAAGACTCTTCGACGATCCGGGAAGCGCTCGAACGCACGATTTCCGTGCTGCGTTAA
- a CDS encoding DNA translocase FtsK, with the protein MSLDTRGLDPQRLLPQSLEDRLLGWVGRFGGAILLGSTALIWVSLVSWSVLDPSLTHTTTVAARNFAGPVGAIISDLLFQMLGFGAVIALVAPVVWGIEMLRSERIDQGRVKLGFYPLSILALVGAISALPIMTGWPLRHGYGGLLGDGVYHLALKIFAMLNEERAPLAAGCVLVAAAIQTSGKAIGFEPETVFKSLLSSLSSGLRYATSKRRWEEAAAIAPTVMAGAARVRKGWFGRSSEPAGSADTYSSLDAYADAPTRTLDLNPERTARPRRETDADVHSDVSLNVSPRDEMHGARENFDRAGINPGANEADVPRDHSADDILNREFDFDDSIDNSSREIAARFAPASAGREYERSPDRSSDRAPAVMPPPIPAATAAPQPQRPASPEKPAAPQSNGLLAGMAWSRVQPQWKRPSLNMLKRPGAQKPRPELSQTVMRGNARLLEDVLADFGIKGEIKDIRPGPVVTLYELEPSRGTKSSRVIGLAEDIARSMSVASVRAAVVPGRNAIGLELPNTRRETVLLREILEADTFKAESAGLPLGLGKSISGDPVVADLARMPHLLVAGTTGSGKSVGINSMVLSLLYRHSPDDCRMLMIDPKMLELSVYNGIPHLLTPVITDPHKAVAALNWAVREMEERYKRMAGLSVRNIDVFNNRVRNAKKRGEMLSRTVQTGFDKSGQARFETQKMDLEPLPRIVIIVDEFADLMIVAGREVEASVQRLAQMARAAGIHLIMATQRPSVDIITGTIKANFPTRISFKVTSKIDSRTILNEQGAEQLLGQGDMLYSTGAGQLVRVHGAFVTDEEVVAFADALRQEASPKYVEGITDAPPPSDVAGGVREASDDDLYDRAVAIVLRDGKASTSYVQRRLSIGYNRAADLIERMEREGLISAANSVGKREILVPRGGGADAAA; encoded by the coding sequence ATGTCGCTTGATACGCGTGGATTGGATCCTCAGCGGCTGCTTCCGCAGTCTCTGGAGGACCGGCTGTTAGGCTGGGTAGGCCGCTTTGGCGGGGCAATTTTGCTCGGCTCGACGGCGCTCATCTGGGTCAGCCTTGTGTCGTGGTCCGTGCTCGATCCGAGCCTGACCCACACGACGACCGTTGCCGCTCGCAACTTCGCGGGGCCGGTCGGTGCAATCATATCCGATCTTCTCTTCCAGATGTTGGGTTTCGGAGCGGTGATCGCGCTCGTTGCTCCCGTCGTCTGGGGAATTGAGATGCTCAGATCGGAGCGTATCGATCAAGGCCGCGTGAAGCTCGGCTTTTACCCGCTTTCCATTTTAGCGCTCGTCGGGGCGATCTCCGCTCTGCCGATCATGACCGGGTGGCCGCTCCGTCATGGCTACGGCGGGCTTCTGGGCGATGGCGTCTATCATTTGGCGCTCAAAATTTTTGCGATGCTGAACGAGGAGCGGGCTCCGCTCGCTGCAGGCTGTGTGCTCGTGGCAGCGGCGATCCAGACGTCCGGCAAAGCGATCGGGTTCGAGCCCGAAACCGTCTTCAAGTCGCTGCTCAGTTCCTTGAGCTCTGGTCTCCGCTACGCAACAAGCAAGCGGCGCTGGGAAGAGGCGGCTGCAATCGCTCCGACTGTCATGGCCGGTGCTGCCCGCGTGCGAAAGGGCTGGTTCGGGCGATCCTCCGAGCCTGCGGGATCGGCTGACACCTATTCTTCGCTCGACGCGTATGCCGATGCGCCGACGCGCACGCTCGATCTCAATCCGGAACGCACCGCGCGTCCGCGCCGGGAGACCGATGCCGACGTCCATTCCGATGTGTCGCTCAACGTTTCGCCTCGCGACGAGATGCATGGCGCGCGGGAAAACTTCGACCGGGCCGGGATCAATCCTGGTGCCAATGAGGCGGACGTTCCACGCGACCATTCCGCGGACGACATCCTCAACCGTGAGTTCGATTTCGACGACAGCATCGACAATTCCAGCCGCGAAATCGCAGCGCGCTTTGCGCCGGCTTCTGCAGGCCGGGAATACGAGAGGTCTCCGGATCGCTCATCCGACCGGGCGCCTGCGGTCATGCCGCCGCCCATCCCGGCAGCGACAGCCGCACCGCAGCCGCAACGGCCCGCTTCACCGGAGAAGCCAGCTGCACCTCAGAGCAATGGGCTTCTCGCGGGTATGGCGTGGTCGCGCGTGCAACCTCAATGGAAACGCCCTTCTCTCAATATGCTGAAGCGGCCCGGCGCTCAGAAGCCGCGTCCGGAGCTGTCGCAGACCGTCATGCGCGGAAACGCGCGACTGCTCGAGGACGTGCTCGCGGACTTCGGCATCAAAGGCGAAATCAAGGATATCCGTCCCGGTCCGGTCGTGACGCTTTACGAACTCGAGCCGTCGCGCGGCACGAAGTCTTCGCGCGTCATCGGTCTTGCGGAAGATATCGCGCGCTCGATGAGTGTCGCGAGCGTTCGCGCCGCCGTCGTGCCCGGCCGCAATGCCATCGGTCTCGAATTGCCGAACACGCGGCGTGAAACCGTGCTTTTACGCGAAATTCTCGAAGCCGACACGTTCAAGGCTGAGAGCGCAGGCTTGCCGCTCGGGCTCGGCAAATCGATCAGCGGCGATCCGGTCGTTGCCGACCTCGCGCGCATGCCTCACCTGTTGGTTGCGGGTACGACGGGGTCCGGTAAATCCGTCGGTATCAATTCGATGGTGCTGTCGCTGCTCTACCGTCATTCGCCCGACGATTGCCGTATGCTGATGATCGACCCGAAGATGCTCGAGCTTTCGGTCTACAACGGCATTCCGCATTTGCTGACGCCCGTCATCACCGATCCGCACAAGGCCGTTGCCGCGCTCAATTGGGCCGTGCGCGAAATGGAAGAGCGCTACAAGCGCATGGCCGGGCTTTCGGTCCGCAATATCGACGTCTTCAACAATCGCGTGCGCAACGCGAAGAAGCGCGGCGAGATGCTGTCGCGCACCGTTCAAACGGGATTCGACAAGTCAGGCCAGGCGCGGTTCGAGACGCAGAAAATGGATCTCGAGCCATTGCCGCGCATCGTCATCATCGTCGATGAGTTCGCTGACCTGATGATCGTTGCGGGCCGCGAGGTCGAAGCCTCGGTGCAGCGTCTTGCACAGATGGCACGGGCCGCCGGTATCCATCTCATCATGGCGACGCAGCGGCCATCGGTCGACATCATCACCGGAACGATCAAGGCGAACTTCCCGACGCGCATCTCGTTCAAGGTCACTTCGAAGATCGACAGCCGCACCATTCTCAACGAGCAGGGCGCAGAGCAGCTGCTCGGCCAGGGCGACATGCTCTACTCGACCGGGGCAGGGCAGCTGGTGCGCGTTCACGGCGCATTCGTCACCGACGAAGAAGTCGTGGCGTTCGCGGATGCGCTGAGACAAGAGGCATCACCCAAATACGTCGAGGGCATCACGGATGCGCCGCCGCCGTCGGACGTTGCTGGCGGGGTTCGGGAAGCGAGCGACGACGACCTCTACGATCGCGCTGTCGCCATCGTCTTGAGGGACGGCAAGGCATCGACGAGCTATGTGCAACGCCGGCTTTCGATCGGTTACAATCGGGCCGCGGATTTGATCGAGCGTATGGAACGCGAAGGGCTTATTTCTGCAGCGAACTCCGTCGGGAAGCGCGAGATCCTCGTTCCGCGTGGCGGCGGTGCCGATGCAGCTGCGTGA
- a CDS encoding outer membrane lipoprotein carrier protein LolA has protein sequence MSEILRVGALSVGFALASIGAATAQDPDGPTNTIVNPPANATKPADTAKPAVKGWTGEVSPANSPDGITLDANQTKLVEQVSGYFQSLQNLKGAFVQTDAGNKRMKGKFFVKRPGRFRFDYALPSKQVIVSDGENLAIQDLDLNNEDRVSLDQTPFRLLLRKDVDLIRDARIIEVQQADDLIVLSLEDKDPNSPGKIKLYLATKPTLELKEWVTTDPQGQATRIELSQLVKSDELDGNLFKIQPLGPKKATPF, from the coding sequence ATGAGCGAAATTTTGCGCGTAGGCGCCTTGTCGGTGGGCTTTGCCCTCGCGTCGATCGGAGCTGCCACGGCGCAGGATCCGGACGGGCCGACGAATACGATCGTCAATCCGCCGGCTAACGCAACCAAGCCCGCAGATACAGCTAAGCCAGCCGTAAAGGGTTGGACGGGAGAGGTTTCTCCAGCGAATAGTCCTGACGGCATCACGCTCGATGCAAATCAGACGAAGCTCGTCGAGCAGGTCAGCGGGTATTTCCAGTCTCTGCAGAATTTGAAGGGCGCGTTCGTTCAGACAGACGCCGGAAACAAGCGGATGAAGGGGAAGTTCTTCGTCAAGCGGCCGGGTCGCTTCCGGTTCGATTACGCTCTGCCGTCGAAACAAGTCATCGTTTCGGACGGCGAGAATCTTGCCATTCAAGATCTCGATTTGAACAACGAAGATCGGGTGTCGCTCGATCAAACGCCTTTCCGGCTCTTGCTGCGTAAAGATGTCGATCTCATTCGAGACGCGCGCATCATCGAAGTGCAGCAGGCCGACGACCTCATCGTCCTCTCGCTGGAGGACAAAGATCCCAATTCTCCGGGCAAGATAAAGCTGTATCTGGCAACCAAGCCGACGTTGGAATTGAAGGAATGGGTGACTACCGATCCGCAAGGCCAAGCCACCCGAATCGAATTATCGCAGCTGGTCAAAAGCGATGAACTCGATGGGAATTTATTTAAAATTCAACCGCTTGGGCCAAAAAAGGCGACCCCTTTCTGA
- a CDS encoding cyclic nucleotide-binding domain-containing protein, translating into MAIDALVKPLLALPLFQGLTPLQLTEIVRRAERIIYRPGDAIIAEDEPSDAAIVIVSGTSVRINDHRDVPQKSRGETLPEGVMIAELAMFIELVHTTTVIAQSQVKALRLTRQKMHELMEEDAGLARHFSSCITTRLKLLAHDMKAVDTIMERAAIAPQLPQVRPNLPVDAHPG; encoded by the coding sequence ATGGCTATCGACGCCCTCGTCAAACCGCTTTTGGCGTTGCCGCTCTTCCAAGGTTTAACGCCACTGCAATTGACCGAGATCGTTCGGCGCGCGGAACGCATCATCTATAGACCTGGCGATGCCATCATCGCCGAGGATGAACCGAGCGATGCGGCAATCGTCATCGTCTCGGGCACCAGCGTCCGCATCAACGATCATCGCGACGTTCCGCAAAAATCGCGCGGCGAAACTTTGCCCGAAGGCGTGATGATCGCAGAATTGGCGATGTTCATCGAACTCGTGCACACCACAACGGTGATTGCGCAGAGCCAAGTGAAAGCACTGCGGCTCACGCGCCAGAAAATGCATGAGCTGATGGAGGAGGACGCCGGGCTCGCGCGGCACTTCTCCTCGTGCATCACCACCCGGCTAAAACTATTGGCGCACGACATGAAAGCTGTTGATACGATCATGGAGCGTGCAGCCATCGCCCCACAGCTACCTCAGGTTCGCCCTAATCTCCCCGTCGACGCGCACCCAGGCTGA
- a CDS encoding response regulator transcription factor — MSTARKVLLVDDDEDLRTSLKDQLVLHDEFEVSEAATATKGIEAAKTGRFDLVVFDVGLPDMDGREAVKLLRKSGFKTPIVMLTGNTSDADQILGLDAGANDYVLKPFKFAVLLARIRAQLRQHEQSEDAVFAIGSYTFKPASKLLIDQTGSKIRLTEKETSILKYLYRSGDKVVSRDVLLHEVWGYNAGVTTHTLETHIYRLRQKIEKDPSNAELLITESGGYKLAP; from the coding sequence ATGAGCACGGCCCGAAAGGTCCTCCTCGTCGACGACGATGAAGATCTGCGCACGTCGCTGAAAGATCAACTCGTCCTACACGATGAATTCGAGGTTTCGGAAGCAGCGACCGCGACCAAAGGAATAGAGGCGGCAAAGACAGGCCGTTTCGATCTCGTTGTTTTCGACGTCGGCCTGCCGGACATGGACGGCCGCGAGGCCGTGAAGCTGCTTCGCAAATCGGGATTCAAAACCCCGATCGTGATGTTGACCGGCAATACATCGGACGCTGACCAGATCTTGGGGCTCGATGCCGGCGCCAATGATTACGTGCTGAAGCCGTTCAAGTTCGCGGTTCTCCTCGCGCGCATTCGCGCTCAGCTCCGCCAGCATGAGCAGAGCGAGGATGCTGTCTTCGCGATCGGAAGCTACACCTTCAAGCCCGCATCGAAACTCCTGATCGATCAGACCGGCAGCAAGATCCGCCTGACGGAGAAAGAGACATCGATCCTGAAGTATCTCTATCGCTCCGGCGACAAGGTCGTTTCGCGGGACGTCTTGCTGCACGAAGTCTGGGGCTACAACGCCGGCGTCACCACGCACACGCTCGAAACGCACATCTATCGGTTGCGTCAGAAAATCGAGAAAGATCCCTCCAACGCCGAGCTGCTGATTACCGAGAGTGGTGGCTACAAGCTCGCGCCTTAG
- a CDS encoding L,D-transpeptidase, producing MAASKTRGRRARGASQSGPKPAAKLFVRALSRASRQGRLQFGQFDVPCALGFGGIRVLKREGDGATPTGRFAVRYALYRPDVRRPRTALDVYPIHPNDGWCDSPLDRNYNRPVKLPYPASAERLWRSDRLYDVVLVLGYNDAPRLRNRGSAIFVHIARGDLKPTEGCIALRRTDLRRLLSVLPRGCEVIVSI from the coding sequence ATGGCGGCATCGAAGACCCGTGGACGGCGCGCGCGCGGCGCCTCTCAGAGCGGCCCCAAACCGGCGGCAAAGCTCTTTGTTAGGGCGTTGTCCCGGGCCTCGCGTCAGGGCCGCTTGCAATTTGGCCAATTCGACGTCCCCTGCGCATTGGGGTTTGGTGGCATCCGGGTTTTGAAGCGCGAGGGGGATGGCGCAACGCCGACGGGGCGGTTTGCGGTGCGCTATGCGCTCTATCGGCCGGATGTGAGGCGGCCGCGCACGGCGCTCGATGTTTACCCCATTCATCCGAATGACGGGTGGTGCGACAGTCCCCTCGACCGCAATTACAATCGTCCGGTCAAGCTGCCCTATCCCGCAAGTGCCGAGCGTCTGTGGCGCTCCGACCGGCTCTACGATGTCGTGCTGGTGCTCGGCTATAACGATGCGCCGCGTCTGCGCAATCGCGGCAGCGCCATTTTCGTGCACATTGCGCGGGGCGATTTGAAGCCGACGGAAGGTTGCATCGCGCTGCGGCGCACGGATCTCCGTCGGCTCTTATCGGTGTTGCCGCGCGGATGCGAAGTCATCGTTTCAATTTGA